A part of Bacteroidota bacterium genomic DNA contains:
- a CDS encoding YdcF family protein: MKKLFKKLFIIGFVGCLTGGLIILLINRSVNNASEGKIFRDVNKIPANDVAVVLGTSRWLQNGYENNYFTYRINAAAELYLNKKVKKILVSGDNGTTSYNEPYEMFDALVEKGVNPNDIVLDYAGFRTFDSMIRANKVFGLNNFIVVSQDWHCARAIYIAKANDITVTGYAAKDPYASNKTQLREYPARVSAFLDCYVLKTHPKYLGEPINVVAGL; encoded by the coding sequence TTGAAAAAACTATTCAAAAAATTATTTATCATCGGTTTTGTTGGTTGTTTAACCGGCGGTTTAATTATTTTATTAATTAATCGCTCTGTAAATAATGCTTCAGAAGGAAAAATATTTCGTGATGTAAATAAAATTCCCGCTAACGATGTCGCTGTTGTTTTAGGCACTTCGCGATGGCTGCAAAATGGATATGAAAATAATTATTTCACCTATCGTATCAATGCCGCTGCAGAATTATATCTCAACAAAAAAGTGAAAAAAATTTTAGTGAGTGGCGACAATGGTACCACTTCTTACAACGAACCTTATGAAATGTTTGATGCGCTGGTAGAAAAAGGCGTAAATCCAAACGATATAGTTTTAGATTACGCCGGCTTCCGCACATTCGACAGTATGATACGTGCTAATAAAGTTTTTGGATTAAATAATTTTATTGTTGTTTCTCAGGATTGGCATTGTGCCCGCGCTATTTACATTGCAAAAGCAAATGATATCACTGTAACGGGTTACGCGGCAAAAGATCCCTACGCATCCAATAAAACGCAATTAAGAGAATATCCCGCAAGAGTAAGTGCGTTTTTAGATTGTTATGTTTTAAAAACACATCCTAAATATTTAGGTGAGCCGATTAATGTAGTTGCTGGGTTATAA
- a CDS encoding T9SS type A sorting domain-containing protein, whose amino-acid sequence MKKISLYLLALIACGTLHAQTPIVLDDNDFAGEGESYNTVNANPVIIFDGTETGADYNWDFTDLTTLSESVTNFVDPSDTDPLYFFLWLASDVAQQTTADIVNDFITIEDIFNFYKLDNSEFSMTGFAGTIAGVPFPILYNDPEIIYEFPSAYNDVTTSESGFDISVPGFGGWNEHRYRTNENDGWGSLTTPVGTYDVLRTRSEIAIVDTFTYDIFVIPFAYTSYEYRWMAKSNGMPILQINSQAILGTETITQVNYKVGEVVDGIVNQNNATTDLTVAPNPAENTVNISFTATAAHAYTLLITDINGKNINEKNITALDGNNSIRTDLQSLTAGTYFITLTDNGKFVATQKIIKQ is encoded by the coding sequence ATGAAAAAAATATCTTTATATCTGTTGGCTTTAATTGCATGTGGAACACTGCATGCACAAACCCCAATTGTTTTAGATGATAACGATTTTGCCGGTGAAGGTGAATCGTATAATACTGTAAATGCAAATCCGGTAATTATTTTCGACGGTACCGAAACCGGAGCAGATTATAACTGGGATTTTACTGACCTGACAACACTTTCGGAAAGCGTTACCAACTTTGTGGACCCAAGCGATACCGATCCGCTGTATTTCTTTTTATGGCTGGCATCAGATGTTGCGCAACAAACTACTGCCGATATTGTAAACGATTTTATTACAATTGAAGACATTTTCAATTTTTATAAATTAGATAACAGCGAATTTTCGATGACCGGTTTCGCCGGAACTATTGCAGGTGTTCCTTTTCCAATTTTATATAACGACCCTGAAATAATTTATGAATTTCCATCAGCTTACAACGATGTAACTACTTCCGAATCAGGTTTTGATATTTCTGTTCCCGGTTTTGGCGGATGGAATGAACATCGCTACCGCACCAATGAAAATGACGGTTGGGGTTCATTAACAACACCGGTTGGCACTTACGATGTATTGCGCACGCGTTCTGAAATTGCCATTGTTGATACGTTTACCTACGACATATTTGTAATTCCTTTTGCTTACACCAGTTACGAATATCGTTGGATGGCAAAAAGTAATGGTATGCCCATTTTACAAATTAATTCACAGGCAATTTTAGGCACAGAAACAATAACGCAGGTAAATTATAAAGTTGGCGAAGTGGTTGATGGTATTGTTAACCAAAACAACGCAACAACAGATTTAACTGTTGCCCCAAATCCGGCTGAAAATACGGTAAACATTAGCTTTACAGCCACTGCTGCACATGCTTATACATTATTAATTACAGATATAAACGGTAAAAATATTAATGAAAAAAACATTACTGCATTAGATGGTAACAATAGTATTCGCACCGATTTACAATCGTTAACGGCAGGAACTTATTTTATTACTTTGACAGACAACGGCAAATTTGTTGCTACGCAAAAAATTATTAAACAATGA
- a CDS encoding L,D-transpeptidase family protein: MFYRILYISTMILMLGCKNTSHQTESTKMDETSPSFTALAPESTQIIVVQTADWHEIHGKMQLWEKTAKGWNRVNEFNILVGRNGMAWDNTSSLKNQLAGPIKKEGDGCSPAGVFSLDKIFSYHQTDNLNMPFIQVDENDLCVDDINSKYYNLLINDSTITDKDYHSFEHMLRDDLQYEYGVWVNYNTNPQIAGNGSCIFLHIYKDENTPTSGCTAMAKKDMLTLINWLNRSAQPRLIQLPASIQLQSN, encoded by the coding sequence ATGTTTTACAGGATACTCTATATCAGCACCATGATTTTAATGCTGGGCTGTAAAAATACTTCCCACCAAACGGAATCAACTAAAATGGATGAAACGTCACCCAGCTTTACTGCACTTGCTCCGGAATCGACACAAATAATTGTGGTTCAAACAGCAGACTGGCATGAAATACACGGGAAAATGCAATTGTGGGAAAAAACGGCCAAGGGTTGGAATCGGGTAAATGAATTTAATATTTTGGTCGGCCGAAACGGAATGGCATGGGATAACACAAGTAGTCTGAAAAACCAATTAGCAGGGCCGATAAAAAAAGAAGGTGATGGTTGTTCACCGGCGGGCGTTTTTTCGTTGGATAAAATATTTAGCTATCATCAAACCGACAACTTAAATATGCCATTTATACAGGTTGATGAAAACGATTTATGTGTAGATGATATTAACTCGAAATATTATAATCTCTTAATAAACGATTCTACCATTACCGATAAAGATTATCACAGTTTTGAACACATGCTGCGCGACGACCTGCAGTATGAGTATGGCGTTTGGGTAAATTATAATACCAACCCACAAATTGCAGGTAATGGCTCATGTATTTTTTTACATATTTATAAAGATGAAAATACGCCTACAAGCGGTTGTACGGCCATGGCGAAAAAAGATATGCTAACATTGATAAACTGGCTAAACAGAAGTGCACAACCGAGGTTAATTCAATTACCTGCGTCTATTCAATTACAATCTAATTGA
- a CDS encoding NAD-dependent epimerase/dehydratase family protein, translating to MKILITGADGLLGSNLVRLLISQGHTIRVFLQTTSKSKTLQGLDIEKYYGDILVVDSIMTAMRGCDIVIHAAANTCVWPAKSSFIRKINTTGTENMITVAKACNIKRFIYVGTASSIKSASANNQTKMLDYIDSKTRALNLVLQAAETNALDALAILPTYMVGAYDSLPSSGKMILSLIKGQLKFCSKGGKNFVYVNDVANAISNAIAIGIKGKYYIAGNQNLTYQEFLQKVAAISGKPANISPLPDFFVKTIGAAGSLYGAIFKKAPLLSLEMAQIGCEKYYYNSNDAVKQLLMPQTPIDKAISDCVQWFKQEGYC from the coding sequence ATGAAAATTCTAATCACCGGAGCTGATGGCTTACTGGGCAGTAATTTAGTACGACTGTTAATTAGCCAGGGCCATACTATCAGAGTGTTTTTACAAACAACTTCAAAATCAAAAACACTGCAAGGTCTCGATATCGAAAAATATTATGGCGATATACTTGTTGTTGATTCTATTATGACAGCAATGCGGGGCTGCGATATTGTTATTCATGCAGCGGCTAACACTTGCGTTTGGCCGGCAAAATCAAGCTTTATTCGTAAAATAAATACCACGGGAACCGAAAATATGATAACGGTTGCAAAGGCTTGTAATATAAAACGATTCATTTATGTAGGCACAGCAAGTTCAATTAAATCGGCATCAGCAAATAATCAGACAAAAATGTTAGATTATATTGATTCTAAAACCAGAGCACTTAATCTTGTATTACAAGCAGCCGAAACAAATGCATTAGATGCTCTAGCAATTTTACCTACTTATATGGTTGGCGCTTATGACTCATTACCATCTTCAGGAAAAATGATTTTATCGTTAATAAAAGGGCAGTTAAAATTTTGCAGCAAGGGCGGAAAAAATTTCGTGTATGTAAACGATGTAGCAAATGCAATCTCCAACGCAATTGCCATCGGCATAAAAGGCAAATATTATATCGCAGGTAATCAGAATTTAACCTATCAGGAATTTTTACAAAAGGTTGCAGCAATTTCCGGTAAACCCGCAAACATTTCTCCGCTACCGGATTTTTTCGTGAAAACAATTGGTGCAGCTGGCAGCTTATATGGTGCAATATTTAAAAAAGCACCACTGCTGAGTTTAGAAATGGCTCAAATAGGATGTGAAAAATATTATTACAACAGCAACGATGCGGTTAAACAATTACTGATGCCGCAAACACCTATCGATAAAGCTATTTCAGATTGCGTTCAATGGTTTAAACAGGAAGGTTATTGTTGA
- a CDS encoding TlpA family protein disulfide reductase — MIAINTLRHIYLLIILFSITSLCVGQSNHIKIGDTLHLENYQLTALNKSDLQSSKPLVIDFWATWCGPCIAAFPHLNEITSKYVNNIQVIVLSDEKPERVNNFIKNNNYAFDYFIDNNKSVFTLFEIDARPLTCLIAPNGVIYGLEIAKS; from the coding sequence ATGATTGCAATAAATACTCTTCGACATATCTATCTCCTGATTATTTTATTTTCTATTACAAGTTTATGTGTTGGCCAATCGAACCACATTAAAATTGGCGATACCTTACATCTTGAAAATTACCAACTCACTGCTCTGAATAAAAGTGATTTGCAATCTAGCAAACCCTTGGTAATCGATTTTTGGGCAACCTGGTGCGGACCATGTATTGCCGCATTTCCGCATTTAAATGAAATAACCTCAAAATATGTAAATAATATTCAGGTTATTGTTTTGAGTGATGAAAAACCGGAGCGGGTAAATAATTTTATCAAAAACAATAATTATGCTTTTGATTATTTTATAGATAACAATAAATCGGTTTTCACCTTATTTGAAATTGATGCACGACCACTCACCTGTTTAATAGCTCCAAATGGTGTAATCTATGGGTTGGAGATAGCAAAATCTTGA
- a CDS encoding SDR family oxidoreductase produces MNWEKKVVIITGSSMGIGKSMAEHLLQKGAVVILNATNAERLESTRNELIKFEKNITLIAGDVADTDDCRTIINTTICLHGKIDVLINNAGISSEGSLKATDPAVFKRIVEVNLIGAATITHFALPHIIQSKGSILFIGSVAGLHGIGNHSAYCCSKMALSALVQSLRIELAETDVHVAIAYLGFTENSKEKTILNASGNRIPQPSRKNIKQMPLPVVSNKLIKMLEQKKQQMIFSGLGKWMYVINKITPLFLHSIYMWIYTKREQKVELH; encoded by the coding sequence ATGAATTGGGAAAAAAAAGTAGTGATTATAACCGGTTCCAGCATGGGAATTGGAAAATCGATGGCAGAACATTTATTACAAAAAGGTGCAGTCGTAATATTAAATGCCACTAACGCCGAACGCCTGGAGTCAACCCGAAACGAACTCATCAAATTTGAAAAAAATATTACATTAATTGCGGGCGATGTTGCTGATACTGATGATTGCAGAACAATAATTAATACCACCATTTGTCTGCATGGGAAAATAGATGTATTAATAAACAATGCCGGTATTTCTTCAGAAGGCTCACTTAAAGCAACCGACCCGGCAGTTTTTAAAAGAATAGTTGAGGTAAATTTAATCGGTGCAGCAACCATCACACATTTTGCGTTGCCGCATATCATTCAATCAAAAGGTTCAATTTTATTTATTGGAAGCGTTGCGGGATTGCACGGTATAGGTAATCACTCAGCTTATTGTTGTTCAAAAATGGCCTTATCGGCTTTAGTACAATCGCTGCGTATAGAACTTGCTGAAACTGATGTACATGTTGCAATCGCTTATCTTGGGTTTACTGAAAACAGCAAAGAAAAAACAATTTTAAATGCTTCGGGAAATAGGATACCCCAACCGTCAAGAAAAAATATCAAGCAGATGCCCTTACCTGTTGTGTCGAATAAACTGATAAAGATGCTGGAACAAAAAAAGCAACAAATGATTTTTTCCGGATTGGGAAAATGGATGTATGTTATTAATAAAATAACACCACTGTTTCTGCACTCAATTTATATGTGGATATATACAAAGCGAGAACAAAAAGTAGAATTGCATTGA
- a CDS encoding lamin tail domain-containing protein codes for MKSILTAVFLFVCACTAQAQFVENFDDGDLLGWTGTDTDYVVNASTQLQLNGDCDLGGTGYLTFPVATMDSTVWTFFVDLDFDPSSTNHTRVYLQSNTPVLSGDIYGYFVRIGEDGTSDRVELWRSNGASASIVIEGTSDMSVSPTAGVKVVRTNDAEWQLYVDPTGGTDYVLEGSAVDDEYNGGNYFGIWSKYTSTRCDKFYYDNITIDPIYVDNSAPEIVSLTVISSTQLEIVFNEQVELISSETETNYVIDNGVGSPIDATRGVTDFSKVLLTFLSSFPEGINLTLTINEVADNVGNATDNLTTNFSVYTASEYDVLITEIFADIEPQIGLPLGEYVELYNNTDVDIDLTGFVMKDATTESDAFPTYILTAGAYVVLVDADVADLFTAYPNVLGITSFPSLNNDGDDLQLYSPEAIKIHTAYYTLDWYDSAVKEDGGWSLEMIDTNNPCQEDDNWTASTNATGGTPGAENSVIADNPDETPPALLEAYPLTIDTVIATFDEALIAAGLGAEDFVINGNDGSEYIPTQIIFDVANPFIVGVVLSSPLNNGIVYTLTVTNASDCSGNLINAFNTAQFGLPEPALANDVVINEILFNPVSESVDYVEIYNRSNKIIDLSTLIVAEMDLFDTTSVNEYTNISAIGRLLFPGAYLCISSNSENVVQQYLAIDTGNFIDASDMPNYSDNEGIVAILDLALNEIDRLHFYDDWHYALLSDQNGVSLERVNYDYTTQDQNNWHSAAADVHYGTPGYQNSVFGNYTSASSVDVEYPVFSPDGDGYHDLLVVTYNTEEAGFTGNFKIYSAQGKFVKELANNFTLSREGFLTWDGVNDAGEEIASGIYIIYAELFDLNGNTKAYKVKCTLVRKQ; via the coding sequence ATGAAAAGCATATTGACAGCCGTTTTTTTATTTGTCTGTGCATGTACGGCACAGGCACAATTTGTCGAAAATTTCGATGATGGTGATTTACTTGGATGGACAGGAACCGATACCGACTATGTTGTAAACGCTTCAACGCAGCTACAATTAAATGGTGATTGTGACCTCGGTGGAACCGGTTACCTCACTTTTCCGGTTGCAACAATGGATTCTACTGTGTGGACTTTTTTTGTGGATCTTGATTTTGACCCCTCCAGCACGAACCATACACGCGTGTATTTACAAAGTAATACACCTGTTTTAAGTGGAGATATTTATGGCTATTTTGTGCGGATTGGGGAAGATGGTACTTCAGACAGAGTTGAACTTTGGCGTTCTAATGGAGCCAGCGCCAGTATTGTAATTGAGGGTACTTCAGATATGTCGGTTTCGCCTACAGCAGGTGTTAAAGTAGTGCGGACAAATGATGCGGAATGGCAATTGTATGTTGACCCAACCGGTGGAACAGATTATGTTTTGGAAGGCAGTGCGGTTGATGATGAATATAATGGAGGAAATTATTTTGGCATCTGGTCAAAATATACTTCAACACGTTGCGATAAATTTTATTACGACAATATTACCATCGACCCGATTTATGTAGATAACAGCGCACCGGAAATTGTTTCATTAACTGTAATTTCTTCCACACAGTTAGAAATTGTTTTTAATGAACAGGTTGAATTAATTTCATCGGAAACAGAAACGAATTATGTAATTGACAACGGCGTGGGAAGTCCGATAGATGCAACAAGAGGTGTTACAGATTTTTCAAAAGTGCTGCTTACTTTTTTATCATCTTTTCCGGAAGGTATTAATTTAACATTAACAATTAATGAAGTTGCTGATAATGTCGGCAACGCAACAGATAATTTAACTACCAATTTTTCAGTTTACACGGCATCAGAATATGATGTATTAATTACCGAAATATTTGCAGACATAGAACCGCAAATCGGATTGCCTTTGGGCGAATATGTTGAATTATATAATAATACAGACGTAGATATCGATTTAACCGGATTTGTGATGAAGGATGCAACAACCGAAAGTGATGCATTTCCAACATATATTTTAACAGCCGGAGCTTATGTTGTTCTTGTAGATGCAGATGTTGCGGATTTATTTACTGCTTATCCAAATGTATTGGGAATTACTTCATTTCCTTCATTAAATAATGATGGTGATGATTTACAATTATATAGCCCAGAAGCAATTAAAATTCATACTGCTTATTACACACTCGACTGGTACGACAGTGCTGTAAAAGAAGACGGGGGCTGGAGTTTGGAGATGATAGATACGAATAATCCTTGTCAGGAAGATGATAACTGGACCGCATCCACGAATGCTACCGGCGGAACTCCGGGTGCAGAAAATTCGGTGATAGCCGACAATCCGGACGAAACACCACCGGCTTTGCTGGAAGCTTATCCTTTAACAATTGATACGGTTATTGCAACTTTTGATGAAGCATTAATTGCAGCAGGTTTGGGAGCAGAAGATTTTGTAATTAACGGCAACGATGGCAGCGAGTATATTCCGACACAAATAATATTTGATGTTGCAAATCCATTTATTGTTGGTGTTGTTTTATCGTCGCCTTTAAATAATGGTATTGTGTATACTTTAACGGTTACTAATGCAAGCGATTGCAGTGGTAATTTAATTAATGCATTTAATACAGCTCAATTCGGATTACCTGAACCGGCATTAGCGAATGATGTTGTAATTAATGAAATTTTATTTAATCCCGTTTCTGAAAGTGTTGATTATGTTGAAATTTACAATCGCTCCAATAAAATAATTGATTTGTCCACTCTGATTGTTGCAGAAATGGATTTATTTGATACCACTTCGGTAAATGAATATACAAATATCAGTGCAATAGGACGGTTATTATTTCCCGGTGCTTATTTATGTATTTCTTCTAATAGTGAAAATGTAGTACAACAATATTTAGCAATTGATACCGGCAATTTTATTGATGCATCGGATATGCCAAATTACAGCGATAATGAGGGTATTGTTGCGATATTGGATTTAGCGTTAAATGAAATTGACAGATTACATTTTTACGATGACTGGCATTATGCATTATTGTCTGACCAAAATGGTGTTTCACTTGAAAGAGTAAATTACGACTACACCACGCAGGACCAAAACAACTGGCATAGTGCGGCGGCAGATGTACATTATGGCACGCCGGGATATCAAAACTCTGTATTTGGCAATTATACCTCAGCCAGTTCCGTTGATGTGGAATACCCTGTATTTTCGCCGGATGGAGACGGGTATCACGATTTGCTGGTAGTTACCTATAATACCGAAGAAGCGGGTTTTACCGGCAACTTTAAAATATATTCTGCTCAGGGAAAATTTGTGAAAGAACTGGCCAATAATTTCACCTTAAGCCGCGAAGGTTTTTTAACCTGGGATGGCGTTAATGATGCAGGCGAAGAAATTGCTTCAGGTATTTATATTATTTATGCTGAATTATTTGACCTTAATGGCAATACAAAAGCATATAAAGTGAAATGTACTTTGGTTAGGAAACAGTAA
- a CDS encoding carboxypeptidase-like regulatory domain-containing protein — MFLPAFVFAQTITLVGHVYDKKSNEPIVYATVQIKNTTTGTNTDEDGRFFIQTKNTNDTLLVSYVGFKTEVVLLTDAPNQTFSVYLIPEDFNLDEVVIKPREDPAKVLMKKVIEHKKDNDYHNIDGYKVRAYTKIELDLGNIILGDDTTSEKRKTSPYNVLLDHIDTTNDETNYLPFFFTETLSDLYYRKNPKTKKEVIVASRTSGINNASASQILGNYYEQYNIYNNYWFIINKNFVPPVSDAWNFFYRVELTDSAFIDNYWCYKIEFTPRQKQENVFEGYMWIADDDFAVKEVFMSLDSAANINYYKRAVFYQEYEKLDDAHWVLKQDRILGEFLPLQNSASVIVRKSTSYKEYTIKPDVFEEVVKLRDDIVYSDSVINNDEAFWASVRPEELNKNEHGVYQMVDSLQNIKSFNTIVDVYNTLMYGYWNLGYVRIGPFANMVSSDEVEGLRLRLGVKTGDLISKRIALGGYLAYGIKDNAFKYGGDFSVVLNKKPWQQFKFSYENDLDVSSNEGVTFGEDNILSGLYRRRDTPQKIIDHEKFRAHYEKDWIWGISNSITFTSVKMHPLFDIYYYNQKDSLVTDINNAELDLGFRFAYREKFLFDNYRRYSLGTNYPVFTFHYKMGIPDFGGSDFNYKSIELTLEDYFLLGSFGSTTYSIKAGKVFGTLPTLLLESPPGNETYFMNHGNFNLMNEYEFVMDNYAELFLTHSFHGFFLNKIPLIQKLKLREVATFKMVYGTLSESNRIANDYLKNTEPFYIGNTAPSPNPYMEAGIGVENIFKLIRVDAIWRLTYRNNPLAPNFGVRVGVSLDI, encoded by the coding sequence ATGTTTTTACCTGCGTTTGTTTTTGCGCAAACCATTACGCTGGTTGGCCATGTTTACGATAAAAAATCGAATGAGCCGATTGTTTATGCCACTGTTCAGATAAAAAATACCACAACCGGAACCAATACCGATGAGGACGGGCGTTTTTTTATTCAGACAAAAAACACCAACGACACACTACTTGTTTCTTATGTGGGATTTAAAACAGAAGTAGTTTTACTCACTGATGCACCGAACCAAACATTTTCTGTTTATTTAATTCCTGAAGATTTTAATTTGGATGAAGTGGTAATTAAACCACGTGAAGATCCGGCGAAAGTGCTCATGAAAAAAGTGATTGAGCATAAAAAAGATAATGATTACCACAATATTGACGGATACAAAGTAAGAGCATATACTAAAATAGAGCTCGATTTGGGTAATATTATTTTGGGAGACGATACAACTTCAGAAAAAAGAAAAACCTCGCCCTACAATGTACTGCTAGACCATATTGATACTACCAACGACGAAACAAATTACCTGCCGTTTTTCTTTACAGAAACACTCAGCGATTTATATTACCGGAAAAATCCGAAAACAAAAAAAGAAGTAATAGTTGCCAGTCGCACGTCGGGAATTAACAATGCCAGTGCTTCTCAAATATTAGGTAATTATTACGAGCAGTATAATATTTATAATAATTACTGGTTTATCATCAATAAAAATTTTGTTCCGCCTGTTAGCGACGCCTGGAACTTTTTTTATCGTGTGGAATTAACCGATTCTGCTTTTATAGATAATTACTGGTGTTATAAAATTGAATTTACGCCTCGACAAAAACAGGAAAATGTTTTTGAAGGATATATGTGGATTGCAGATGATGATTTTGCGGTGAAGGAAGTGTTTATGAGTTTAGACAGTGCAGCAAATATTAATTATTACAAACGTGCAGTTTTTTATCAGGAATATGAAAAATTGGATGATGCACATTGGGTATTAAAGCAAGATAGAATTTTGGGTGAATTTTTACCGCTGCAGAATTCCGCAAGTGTAATTGTTAGAAAATCGACCAGTTATAAGGAGTATACCATAAAACCGGATGTGTTTGAAGAAGTTGTTAAGCTGCGTGATGATATTGTTTACAGCGATAGTGTAATAAATAATGATGAAGCATTTTGGGCTTCAGTGCGACCGGAAGAACTAAATAAAAATGAACACGGTGTTTACCAAATGGTGGACAGTCTGCAAAACATCAAAAGTTTTAACACCATAGTTGATGTATATAATACATTAATGTATGGCTATTGGAATTTGGGATATGTGCGCATCGGCCCGTTTGCAAATATGGTGAGTAGCGATGAGGTGGAAGGATTGCGATTAAGACTTGGTGTTAAAACAGGTGATTTAATCAGCAAACGCATTGCTTTAGGTGGTTACCTGGCTTATGGTATAAAAGATAATGCTTTTAAATACGGTGGCGATTTTAGTGTGGTATTAAATAAAAAGCCATGGCAACAATTTAAATTTTCGTACGAAAACGACCTTGATGTAAGCAGCAACGAAGGTGTTACGTTTGGAGAGGATAATATTTTGTCGGGATTATATCGCAGAAGAGATACCCCACAAAAAATAATTGACCACGAAAAATTCAGAGCGCATTATGAAAAAGACTGGATTTGGGGAATTTCTAATTCCATCACCTTTACGAGTGTAAAAATGCATCCGCTGTTTGATATTTATTATTACAATCAAAAAGATTCGTTGGTTACAGATATTAATAATGCGGAACTTGATTTAGGATTTCGTTTTGCCTATCGCGAAAAGTTTTTATTCGATAATTACCGACGTTATAGTTTAGGTACTAATTATCCTGTTTTTACATTTCATTATAAAATGGGTATTCCCGATTTTGGTGGCAGCGATTTTAATTATAAATCTATTGAATTAACACTTGAAGATTATTTTTTACTAGGCAGTTTTGGCTCCACCACCTATTCGATAAAAGCGGGAAAAGTATTTGGCACCTTACCAACATTATTGCTGGAAAGTCCGCCCGGAAACGAAACCTATTTTATGAATCACGGTAATTTTAACCTGATGAATGAATATGAGTTTGTGATGGATAATTATGCAGAATTATTTTTAACACATAGTTTTCATGGCTTTTTCCTGAATAAAATTCCGCTGATACAAAAATTAAAATTGCGCGAGGTAGCAACATTTAAAATGGTATATGGCACATTAAGTGAAAGCAACCGCATTGCAAACGATTATTTAAAAAACACCGAACCATTTTACATCGGCAACACTGCTCCTTCTCCAAATCCATACATGGAAGCAGGCATTGGTGTAGAAAATATTTTCAAATTAATTCGCGTAGATGCTATTTGGCGTTTAACCTACCGCAACAATCCCCTCGCCCCAAATTTTGGTGTTCGCGTTGGTGTGAGTTTAGATATTTGA
- a CDS encoding aspartate-semialdehyde dehydrogenase → MRIAVVGATGLVGQMMRRVLEERNFPVTELIAVATERSVGKKVKFRGEDVEVVSMEQALARNPQIALFSAGGQTSLDWAPKFEAIGCWVIDNSSAWRMNEKCALIVPEINGDAIADYNSKIIANPNCSTIQMVLALSLLHKKYTIKRIVVSTYQSVSGSGAKGIMQLHTERSSNCRVAENPAYPHQIDKNVIPQVDVFLENGFSKEEMKMHFETQKILRDNHIQVSATTVRVPVSGGHSESVNVEFENEFDLETINQLLTETEGVVVQDDLANSVYPMPLDAEGKDDVFVGRIRRDYTQPKTLNCWIVADNLRKGAATNAVQIAQYLVAHKLV, encoded by the coding sequence ATGAGAATTGCCGTTGTTGGCGCTACGGGACTTGTTGGCCAGATGATGCGTCGCGTTTTAGAAGAAAGAAATTTTCCGGTTACCGAGCTTATTGCGGTGGCTACTGAACGTTCTGTTGGCAAAAAGGTAAAGTTTCGTGGTGAGGATGTTGAGGTGGTGAGCATGGAACAGGCACTCGCCCGAAACCCGCAAATAGCGCTGTTTTCGGCGGGCGGGCAAACGAGCCTCGACTGGGCACCAAAATTTGAGGCAATCGGTTGTTGGGTAATTGATAATTCCAGCGCCTGGCGTATGAATGAAAAATGTGCTCTCATTGTACCCGAAATAAATGGTGATGCAATTGCTGATTACAATAGTAAAATTATCGCCAACCCAAATTGTTCTACCATTCAAATGGTTTTGGCGTTGAGTTTATTACATAAAAAATATACCATCAAACGTATTGTTGTTTCAACTTACCAGTCGGTATCGGGTAGTGGCGCAAAAGGGATCATGCAATTACATACCGAACGCAGCAGCAATTGTCGCGTTGCAGAAAATCCTGCTTATCCGCATCAAATCGATAAAAATGTTATTCCTCAGGTGGATGTGTTTTTAGAAAATGGTTTTAGCAAGGAAGAAATGAAAATGCATTTTGAAACACAAAAAATATTGCGCGATAATCATATTCAGGTTTCGGCAACAACCGTTCGTGTTCCGGTAAGTGGTGGACATAGCGAAAGTGTAAATGTTGAATTTGAAAATGAATTTGATTTGGAAACAATCAATCAACTTTTAACAGAAACGGAAGGTGTTGTTGTGCAGGATGATTTGGCAAATTCTGTGTACCCAATGCCTTTGGATGCCGAAGGTAAAGATGACGTGTTTGTTGGCCGCATTCGCCGCGATTATACCCAGCCCAAAACCCTCAATTGCTGGATTGTAGCCGATAACTTGCGAAAAGGCGCCGCTACCAATGCCGTTCAAATTGCACAATATCTGGTGGCTCATAAATTGGTATAA